Proteins found in one Pontibacter sp. SGAir0037 genomic segment:
- a CDS encoding lysophospholipid acyltransferase family protein yields MSLLPLPVLYIFANVLFLLVYHVVGYRKKVVIQNLSNSFPEKSKQEIHEIAKDFYRQFADLVVEILKLASMKAAEMRNRITFANQEVLDRFVKQGKPAITMGSHSGNWEWILSAGAVQFEFPAEGIYKPLHNPFFEEFMLYLRSRLGARLIKMKDTMRDFVKNKRIPRVIAMLSDQTPPLGEIQYWTDFLNQDTAFYVGAEKLANTFGYPVLFLDVYRTKRGYYTLTFDVLSDGVDKPAEGEFPVTEAFARRLEKSIQRAPANYLWTHKRWKHKRPDAVKE; encoded by the coding sequence TTGTCCTTACTGCCGCTACCTGTCTTGTATATCTTCGCAAATGTTTTATTTCTGCTGGTATACCATGTGGTTGGCTACCGGAAAAAGGTGGTAATACAGAATTTAAGTAATTCTTTTCCCGAAAAGAGCAAGCAGGAGATACATGAAATAGCCAAAGATTTTTACAGGCAGTTTGCAGATCTGGTTGTGGAGATTTTGAAGCTGGCCTCAATGAAAGCAGCTGAAATGCGTAATAGAATAACCTTTGCAAACCAGGAGGTGCTGGACCGGTTTGTGAAGCAGGGAAAGCCTGCCATTACCATGGGCTCCCACTCTGGCAACTGGGAGTGGATACTCTCGGCCGGGGCAGTACAATTCGAATTTCCGGCAGAAGGTATTTACAAACCGCTCCATAATCCGTTTTTTGAGGAATTCATGCTTTACCTTCGTTCTCGCCTGGGGGCCAGGTTAATAAAGATGAAAGATACAATGCGTGATTTTGTTAAGAACAAAAGGATTCCACGCGTTATTGCCATGCTATCGGACCAGACACCTCCTTTAGGGGAGATACAGTACTGGACTGATTTCCTTAACCAGGATACGGCTTTTTATGTAGGTGCTGAAAAGCTGGCGAATACATTTGGCTACCCCGTTCTTTTTCTGGACGTGTACCGCACGAAGCGGGGCTATTATACCCTTACGTTTGATGTATTGTCTGATGGCGTCGATAAACCTGCAGAAGGCGAGTTCCCTGTTACAGAAGCTTTCGCCCGCAGGCTTGAAAAGTCTATACAACGAGCTCCCGCCAACTACCTCTGGACGCATAAACGCTGGAAGCACAAGCGGCCTGATGCAGTAAAGGAATAG
- a CDS encoding L-threonylcarbamoyladenylate synthase, with amino-acid sequence MANAVFTQIHPDNPQQKKILEAVDILRNGGIIIYPTDTIYGIGCDIHNTRAVERVCQIKGVKPDKVNLSFICSDLTHISDYAKVDTPSYKIMKKALPGPFTFVLDASSKVPRYAGSKKKTVGIRVPDNNIALSLVRELGNPILSTSVHDDDEVLEYTTDPELIYEKFKNLVDMVIDGGYGNNIASTVVDATNNFEVLREGAGDIEQYL; translated from the coding sequence ATGGCAAATGCAGTTTTCACACAGATACACCCCGACAACCCGCAGCAGAAGAAGATTCTGGAGGCTGTAGACATTCTGCGCAATGGCGGTATTATTATTTACCCAACTGATACCATCTATGGCATTGGCTGCGATATTCATAATACAAGAGCTGTAGAACGTGTGTGCCAGATAAAAGGAGTTAAACCTGATAAAGTAAACCTTTCCTTCATTTGCTCCGACCTTACCCATATCTCAGATTATGCCAAGGTAGATACGCCTTCCTATAAAATTATGAAGAAGGCGCTGCCCGGGCCCTTTACTTTTGTACTGGATGCCAGCAGCAAAGTTCCGCGCTATGCCGGCAGCAAAAAGAAAACAGTAGGTATTCGTGTGCCAGACAATAATATTGCCTTGAGCCTGGTTCGGGAACTTGGCAATCCTATTTTGTCTACCTCTGTACACGACGACGATGAAGTGCTGGAGTATACTACAGACCCTGAGCTAATTTATGAGAAGTTTAAAAACCTGGTGGATATGGTGATTGATGGCGGCTATGGAAACAACATTGCCTCTACAGTAGTGGATGCCACCAATAATTTTGAGGTACTCCGCGAAGGTGCCGGAGATATAGAACAATATCTATGA
- the mltG gene encoding endolytic transglycosylase MltG, whose protein sequence is MTKKVAYPRKKKSNLIPGLVVLFLFLFVSFSYYAYQIVYTPNVDTKGKETYVYIPTGATYEQAMAAVEATKSIIDPLSFHFMAKLMDYDKLVKPGRYKVENGWSNRQLIGVLRLGEQTPLNLTFNNIRLRSQLAERLASELEPGVAEIDSLLNDQAYLETLGFDTTTVVAMFIPNTYEVYWTTTATGLMERMKAEYDKFWTAERKAKADKLGLSQKEVSTLASIVQAEQARHADERPRVAGVYLNRLKRGMLLQADPTVVFSVGDFSIRRVLNVHLQHDSPYNTYKYKGLPPGPINVPTISAIDAVLNPEQHNYLYFCAKDDFSGYHAFATTESEHLANARRFHKAMNERNIMK, encoded by the coding sequence ATGACTAAAAAAGTCGCATATCCCAGAAAAAAGAAAAGTAACCTGATCCCAGGCCTGGTTGTCTTATTCCTGTTCCTGTTTGTTTCCTTTTCTTATTATGCCTACCAAATTGTGTATACGCCCAATGTAGACACAAAAGGCAAAGAAACCTATGTTTATATACCGACAGGGGCCACCTACGAGCAAGCAATGGCTGCGGTGGAGGCAACTAAATCCATTATCGATCCTTTGTCTTTCCATTTTATGGCTAAACTTATGGATTACGATAAGCTGGTAAAGCCCGGCCGTTACAAAGTAGAAAATGGCTGGAGCAACCGCCAGCTTATTGGTGTGCTGCGCCTGGGTGAGCAAACCCCTCTTAACCTGACATTTAACAATATCCGCCTAAGGAGCCAGCTGGCCGAGAGGCTAGCTTCTGAACTGGAGCCGGGTGTGGCGGAAATTGACAGTCTGCTGAACGACCAGGCTTACCTGGAAACGCTGGGCTTTGATACTACAACGGTGGTGGCAATGTTTATACCGAACACATATGAGGTATACTGGACAACCACAGCTACCGGTTTAATGGAGCGAATGAAGGCAGAGTATGATAAATTCTGGACAGCCGAGCGCAAAGCAAAGGCAGACAAATTAGGTTTATCTCAGAAAGAAGTTTCTACACTGGCTTCTATAGTGCAGGCGGAGCAGGCCAGGCATGCTGATGAAAGACCGCGGGTTGCTGGTGTATACCTCAACCGCCTGAAGCGCGGGATGTTGCTGCAGGCCGATCCTACTGTTGTATTTAGTGTAGGCGATTTTAGCATCAGGCGCGTATTAAACGTGCACTTGCAGCACGACTCGCCTTACAACACTTATAAGTACAAAGGTTTGCCGCCAGGGCCTATTAATGTGCCTACCATCTCTGCTATAGATGCCGTGCTAAACCCGGAGCAGCATAATTACCTTTATTTCTGCGCAAAGGATGACTTCTCAGGATACCATGCCTTTGCTACCACAGAGTCTGAGCATTTAGCCAACGCCCGTCGCTTTCATAAAGCTATGAACGAGCGTAATATTATGAAATAA
- a CDS encoding thioesterase family protein: MFESEVQIRVRYAETDQMGYVYYGNYAAYYEVARTEVFRRLGIHYKEMEATGTMMPVLELKCKYIRPAKYDDLLTIKLLLKNKPTGSRILFEYEVYNESQTLLNVGETTMVFVDMKSGRPTAVPDLIHQKLDAYFSE; the protein is encoded by the coding sequence ATGTTTGAATCAGAAGTACAGATACGGGTGCGATATGCCGAAACAGATCAGATGGGCTATGTATACTATGGCAATTATGCCGCCTACTACGAGGTAGCCCGTACCGAGGTGTTTCGCAGGTTGGGTATACATTACAAGGAGATGGAGGCGACAGGTACCATGATGCCGGTACTGGAGCTGAAGTGTAAATACATACGGCCAGCTAAATACGACGACCTGCTTACCATTAAGCTGCTTCTGAAAAATAAACCGACAGGTTCTCGTATACTTTTTGAGTACGAGGTATATAACGAATCGCAGACACTCCTGAATGTAGGCGAAACAACCATGGTGTTTGTCGATATGAAATCGGGGCGGCCGACAGCGGTGCCGGATCTTATACACCAGAAGTTAGATGCTTATTTTAGCGAATGA
- a CDS encoding YihY/virulence factor BrkB family protein produces the protein MRLNQQYLKRRRAYRKFIVFLKKWRFNNGQSSVYDVADVLVGELRGDSVTKRASYMAFNFTLAIFPTIIFLFTLIPYIPSILSLDLGASILNFLADFMPEEMYSVAYGTINDIVSTPRGGLLSFGFLFALILSTNGIMSLMDAFDKKYKTFYKRSYIRKRIIATVLTFTLAFILLLAVSAIFFGQWILDILVFYEIVTESYTYTLLVMLKYVAIILLFLLATALIYYYVPAIEDKWPFFSAGAVVATCLIFLVSMIFSLYISAFDSYNKFYGSIGALIGLMIWLDFISMILILGFEINVSIDSVTKRLISRGPKLVNR, from the coding sequence ATGAGGCTGAACCAACAATATTTAAAGCGCCGCAGGGCGTACCGGAAGTTTATCGTTTTTCTGAAGAAGTGGCGTTTCAATAACGGACAGTCTTCGGTATACGATGTGGCCGATGTGCTGGTAGGAGAACTGCGGGGCGATTCTGTTACAAAGCGTGCTTCTTATATGGCCTTTAATTTTACATTGGCTATTTTCCCAACCATCATTTTCCTGTTCACGCTTATCCCTTATATTCCGAGTATTCTTTCTCTGGATTTAGGTGCAAGTATCTTAAACTTCCTGGCAGATTTTATGCCCGAAGAAATGTACTCAGTCGCTTATGGCACCATTAACGACATTGTAAGTACGCCAAGAGGAGGGTTGTTATCCTTCGGGTTTCTTTTTGCACTGATCTTGTCTACAAATGGCATTATGTCGCTGATGGATGCCTTTGATAAGAAGTATAAGACCTTTTATAAGCGCAGTTACATCAGGAAACGGATTATAGCTACTGTGCTCACCTTTACACTTGCTTTTATTCTTTTGCTGGCAGTTTCGGCAATCTTCTTTGGGCAATGGATTCTGGATATCCTGGTTTTCTATGAAATTGTAACTGAAAGCTATACCTATACTTTATTGGTTATGCTTAAATATGTAGCTATTATTCTGCTTTTCCTGCTGGCTACTGCCCTTATTTATTATTATGTGCCTGCTATAGAAGATAAATGGCCTTTTTTTTCAGCTGGTGCCGTGGTGGCCACCTGTCTGATTTTCCTGGTGTCGATGATCTTCTCATTATACATCAGTGCTTTCGATTCCTACAATAAATTTTATGGTTCTATTGGTGCTTTAATCGGTCTGATGATCTGGTTGGACTTTATTTCAATGATCCTGATCCTGGGCTTTGAAATAAACGTGAGTATCGATTCGGTTACCAAAAGGCTGATCAGCAGAGGCCCTAAGCTGGTGAATAGATAG
- a CDS encoding DUF4153 domain-containing protein → MAFRKLISLQQLYRGAVDTFLTYPFALLSAIGGTAAAIWRAEISYDKLHLYPYLDKLMLLGALGLVLFFVIELVVQRYKFGGAKRWLFLFLGILFLAVYYGLLPKQVEGPQWLRFLMLSLVLHLAASYVMFLNSKEENAFWQFNKALFLRLLTTVLYSAVLYIGVAIAVLALEKLFSVDVSQNFYFQLWLFMVGVFNTWFFLAGVPTNVQELEQEHQYPKGLKVFTQFVLLPLVSLYLVILYLYFGKIIIQWQWPNGWVSVLVLCFSVAGILSLLLIHPVRQHEGNTWMRTFIKWFYRALFPLIILLLLAIWRRVSEYGITEPRYVVLVLALWLFCTALYFLFSKQKNIKFIPVTLSIVILTGAFGPAVNAFHISEWSQVKRLEYLLKQNNLLVGDHVSSISNNKPKAKTEAEISAIVRYLVEMHDPRVLQPWFRQDLDSLLTAQADTMSWSRWARQEAQAKELVAMMGLNYRNQYEGYAESVISYHSFKLDKEASYKVQGYDYFIPAFLLSSNVQTEYRHKSFSLGGNPFMGELEPDKGALEFRYYDDTLVLNLQPYLQQTNESGVENLPEAEMTHYLQGKRVEVKVLLQNIWINYSEKGKELMQVECAVFVKQKE, encoded by the coding sequence ATGGCCTTCCGTAAATTAATTTCCCTGCAGCAACTGTATCGGGGTGCTGTTGATACCTTTCTCACATATCCTTTTGCCTTGTTATCTGCTATAGGAGGTACGGCTGCTGCTATCTGGCGCGCCGAAATCAGTTATGATAAACTGCACCTGTATCCTTACCTGGACAAGCTGATGCTGCTTGGTGCGCTAGGCCTGGTGCTCTTTTTTGTAATAGAGTTGGTTGTGCAGCGCTACAAGTTTGGAGGTGCAAAGCGATGGCTGTTCCTTTTCCTGGGAATCCTTTTTCTGGCAGTATACTATGGGCTTCTTCCTAAGCAGGTAGAGGGGCCGCAATGGCTCCGTTTTCTGATGTTGTCACTGGTATTGCACTTAGCGGCTTCTTATGTCATGTTCCTAAACAGCAAAGAAGAAAATGCGTTCTGGCAGTTTAATAAAGCCCTTTTCTTGCGGCTGCTTACTACTGTGCTGTATTCAGCTGTACTTTATATAGGCGTTGCAATAGCTGTTCTGGCTTTAGAGAAACTGTTCTCTGTGGATGTGTCGCAAAATTTCTATTTTCAGCTGTGGCTGTTTATGGTGGGCGTGTTCAATACCTGGTTTTTCCTGGCAGGCGTGCCTACGAACGTGCAGGAGTTGGAGCAGGAACACCAGTACCCGAAAGGGCTGAAGGTGTTCACGCAGTTCGTGCTTTTGCCCTTGGTAAGTCTGTATCTGGTAATTCTGTACTTATACTTTGGCAAAATTATAATACAATGGCAGTGGCCGAATGGGTGGGTTTCGGTATTAGTCCTTTGTTTTTCTGTAGCAGGTATCTTATCGCTGCTGTTGATACATCCTGTCAGGCAGCACGAAGGGAATACCTGGATGCGCACATTTATAAAGTGGTTTTACAGAGCACTTTTTCCTCTGATTATCCTGCTACTGCTGGCGATCTGGCGGAGAGTTTCTGAGTATGGCATTACAGAACCTCGCTATGTGGTACTTGTGCTGGCTTTATGGTTATTCTGTACGGCCTTGTACTTTCTTTTCAGCAAGCAAAAGAATATCAAATTTATACCTGTTACACTTAGTATTGTAATCCTTACAGGTGCCTTCGGGCCCGCTGTAAATGCTTTTCATATTTCAGAATGGAGCCAGGTAAAGCGGTTGGAGTACCTGTTAAAGCAAAACAATTTGCTTGTGGGTGATCATGTAAGTAGCATCAGCAATAACAAACCAAAGGCTAAAACAGAAGCTGAGATCAGCGCTATTGTACGATACCTGGTGGAAATGCATGACCCAAGGGTACTGCAGCCATGGTTCAGGCAAGACCTTGATTCCTTGCTTACCGCACAGGCTGATACAATGAGTTGGAGCCGGTGGGCCCGGCAGGAAGCGCAGGCGAAAGAGCTGGTAGCCATGATGGGCTTAAACTATCGAAACCAATACGAGGGGTATGCTGAGAGTGTTATTAGCTATCATTCTTTTAAGCTTGATAAAGAGGCTTCTTATAAAGTACAAGGATACGATTATTTTATTCCTGCATTTTTATTGAGTTCGAATGTGCAAACCGAATACAGGCACAAAAGCTTTTCACTTGGCGGCAATCCGTTCATGGGCGAATTAGAGCCGGATAAAGGTGCTCTGGAGTTTAGATATTATGATGATACACTGGTGTTGAACCTGCAGCCATACCTGCAGCAGACAAATGAATCTGGTGTTGAAAATTTGCCTGAAGCAGAAATGACGCATTACTTACAAGGAAAGCGGGTAGAGGTAAAGGTACTGTTGCAAAACATATGGATAAACTATAGCGAGAAAGGCAAGGAGTTAATGCAGGTAGAATGTGCTGTTTTTGTAAAGCAGAAGGAATAA
- a CDS encoding site-specific integrase: MDTKISILFYGKKSRTTSDNLLPIYLRVTINGKRFETCTHSHVAPGKWSVEAGRVKGNTEEARRVNAYLDMLRSKVYAYQQELLQEGKPVTTGTVRDKWLGVEEKPVMLLEVFQQHNERMEKMVGKDYAPGTLERYRTSLLHTSSFIEWKYKAADIDVRKLDFGFISDYEFWLKSVRGCAHNTTMKYLGNFKKVIHICLRNGWLQLDPFLGFKMSKKEVVRAFLSKEELQRMAAREFGMERLSQVRDIFLFSCFTGLAYADVQKLRRSEIVTGPDGGKWVYTSRQKTDTISRIPLLPMALTILEKYEKHPQCLNQDRVLPVLSNQKMNAYLKEIADLCGIGKPLTFHIARHTFATTVTLSNGVPIESVSRMLGHTNIKTTQHYAKILDQKVSQDMQQLKEKLKL; this comes from the coding sequence ATGGACACTAAAATCAGCATCCTGTTCTACGGCAAAAAATCCAGGACCACCAGCGACAACCTGCTGCCCATCTACCTGCGCGTCACCATCAACGGGAAGAGGTTCGAAACCTGCACACACAGTCACGTCGCCCCCGGAAAATGGTCCGTGGAAGCAGGGCGCGTGAAGGGTAACACAGAGGAAGCCAGGAGGGTTAACGCCTACCTGGACATGCTCAGGTCCAAGGTGTACGCATACCAGCAGGAGCTTCTGCAGGAAGGGAAACCGGTCACAACAGGGACAGTCCGGGACAAGTGGCTGGGGGTGGAGGAGAAGCCCGTCATGCTACTGGAGGTTTTCCAGCAGCACAACGAGCGTATGGAGAAAATGGTGGGGAAAGATTACGCTCCTGGAACCTTGGAACGTTACAGAACTTCCCTGTTGCATACCAGCAGTTTCATAGAGTGGAAGTACAAGGCAGCGGATATCGACGTGAGGAAGCTCGATTTCGGGTTTATCTCCGACTACGAGTTCTGGCTCAAGAGCGTCAGGGGCTGCGCCCACAATACCACCATGAAGTACTTGGGCAACTTTAAGAAGGTGATCCACATCTGCCTGAGGAACGGCTGGCTGCAGCTCGACCCCTTCCTGGGCTTCAAGATGAGCAAAAAGGAGGTGGTGCGGGCTTTCCTCTCCAAAGAAGAGCTGCAGCGGATGGCGGCAAGGGAGTTCGGTATGGAGCGGCTCAGCCAGGTGCGGGACATCTTCCTGTTCAGCTGCTTCACCGGCCTGGCCTACGCCGACGTGCAGAAACTCAGGCGTTCGGAGATCGTCACCGGCCCGGATGGAGGGAAGTGGGTCTACACCAGCCGTCAGAAGACCGACACGATCTCCAGGATCCCCCTGCTGCCTATGGCCCTGACCATTCTGGAGAAATATGAAAAGCACCCGCAGTGCCTGAACCAGGACAGGGTGCTCCCCGTGTTGAGTAACCAGAAGATGAACGCCTACCTCAAGGAGATAGCAGACCTGTGCGGTATCGGCAAACCCTTGACCTTCCACATCGCCCGCCATACCTTCGCCACCACCGTCACGCTCTCCAACGGGGTGCCCATTGAGTCGGTGAGCAGGATGCTGGGCCACACCAATATTAAAACCACGCAGCATTACGCCAAGATACTGGACCAGAAGGTGAGCCAGGACATGCAGCAACTGAAGGAGAAGCTCAAATTGTAG
- a CDS encoding JAB domain-containing protein has translation MPQSKPSARQLITCSADCNQALKQSRDSGKIEFVEQFKVMLLNRANRVLGIYETSTGGVAGTVADPKLIFVTALKACSSSILLCHNHPSGNLTPSAADLQLTKKMKQGGELLDIVVLDHIILTSEGYYSMADKGVL, from the coding sequence CTGCCCCAAAGTAAACCCTCTGCAAGACAACTAATCACCTGCTCAGCCGACTGTAACCAGGCGCTCAAGCAAAGCCGGGATTCCGGCAAAATTGAGTTTGTCGAGCAGTTTAAGGTGATGCTACTCAACAGGGCCAACCGGGTGCTGGGCATCTACGAAACTTCCACGGGAGGCGTGGCTGGCACGGTGGCCGATCCTAAGCTCATCTTCGTGACGGCCCTGAAAGCCTGCTCCTCCTCCATCTTACTCTGCCACAACCACCCCTCGGGCAACCTCACCCCCAGCGCGGCAGACCTACAGCTGACAAAGAAGATGAAGCAGGGTGGAGAACTGCTCGACATTGTCGTTCTGGACCACATCATCCTCACCAGTGAGGGTTACTACTCTATGGCAGATAAAGGGGTTTTGTAG
- a CDS encoding alpha/beta hydrolase, giving the protein MKVESMKTAIALIQESIRTGTWKQRWCQFALVGMVAFMASCNDDDIHTGIEPDGPRPEWGPTIGDEMLAVIEALDSLQTGPPLHELSAQEARQAPTAADAVMAVMENNHIPMPPSQVDTAGMEIPVDGGSIHIRTYTPRNATEPLPGIVYYHGGGWVIAGIDTYDASARALAEKAGAVVVSVAYRQAPEHKFPTAHEDSYAAYAWVVNNAATIHIDPARIAVAGESAGGNLAAAVSMMARDRNMQIPVHQLLVYPIAGYNFDTPSYQMYEDAKPLNEPLMRWFFDKYLSSPEDAQKPWISLVDAPDLQGLPAATVINAEIDPLQSEGQMYADRLEEAGVAVTSEVFEGVTHEFFGMATVVPAAAEAQELAVGELKKAFDK; this is encoded by the coding sequence ATGAAAGTAGAATCTATGAAAACAGCTATCGCTTTGATACAGGAATCAATCCGTACGGGCACGTGGAAACAAAGGTGGTGCCAGTTCGCGCTGGTCGGCATGGTGGCTTTTATGGCCTCCTGTAACGATGATGACATACATACCGGTATAGAGCCCGATGGGCCCAGACCTGAGTGGGGACCTACGATCGGTGATGAGATGCTGGCGGTGATAGAAGCGCTCGACAGCCTGCAGACTGGCCCGCCGCTGCATGAACTGTCCGCCCAGGAGGCACGCCAGGCCCCTACCGCTGCCGATGCCGTTATGGCCGTGATGGAAAACAATCATATTCCGATGCCGCCTTCGCAGGTAGACACCGCAGGAATGGAAATTCCTGTGGATGGGGGAAGCATTCACATCCGGACCTACACCCCGCGCAATGCAACAGAACCTTTGCCCGGGATAGTGTACTACCATGGAGGTGGCTGGGTGATTGCCGGCATTGACACCTACGATGCATCAGCCAGGGCGCTGGCAGAGAAGGCGGGTGCGGTGGTTGTATCGGTGGCCTACCGTCAGGCCCCGGAGCATAAGTTCCCCACGGCGCACGAAGACTCTTATGCCGCTTATGCATGGGTCGTAAACAATGCCGCCACTATCCATATTGATCCTGCACGTATAGCCGTGGCCGGTGAGAGTGCCGGTGGTAACCTGGCCGCTGCCGTGAGCATGATGGCCCGCGACAGAAACATGCAAATCCCGGTGCATCAGTTGCTGGTGTACCCCATAGCAGGCTATAATTTTGACACGCCTTCTTACCAGATGTATGAAGATGCGAAGCCTTTAAATGAGCCTTTGATGAGGTGGTTTTTCGACAAGTACCTCAGCTCGCCCGAAGATGCACAAAAGCCCTGGATTTCGTTGGTGGATGCCCCTGATCTGCAGGGATTGCCTGCTGCCACGGTCATCAACGCTGAAATAGACCCGTTGCAGAGCGAGGGCCAGATGTATGCCGACAGACTGGAGGAAGCAGGTGTGGCCGTGACTTCAGAGGTTTTTGAAGGTGTTACGCATGAGTTCTTCGGTATGGCTACAGTAGTGCCTGCCGCCGCAGAGGCGCAGGAACTGGCTGTAGGGGAACTAAAGAAAGCGTTTGATAAATAG
- the surE gene encoding 5'/3'-nucleotidase SurE — MRILIANDDGIYSPGILALAQVASEFGEVLIVAPDVEQSSMGHAITATRPLMYKRTPIEGFEAYRVNGTPADCVALGLFHLEHKADVVLSGINLGTNLGNSAWHSGTLAAAKQAALFGCRGIAFSTPVTRDEPDFTSIKPFVRQSLELLLPQTDLSLVNINIPVNAKGLCWARQSLRHYDGKVVPGKDPMGREHFWFTVIPVEETEEGTDRWAVDHGYVSLTPLRLDLTNNEELQKAQERSPLDKR; from the coding sequence ATGCGGATTCTGATAGCAAACGATGACGGAATTTATAGCCCGGGCATTCTGGCCCTGGCCCAGGTAGCTTCTGAGTTTGGGGAGGTACTTATTGTGGCACCTGATGTAGAGCAGTCTTCCATGGGGCATGCCATTACGGCAACTCGGCCGCTGATGTACAAACGCACGCCCATAGAAGGTTTCGAGGCTTATCGGGTCAACGGAACGCCAGCCGATTGCGTGGCGCTGGGGCTCTTTCATCTGGAGCACAAGGCCGACGTCGTGCTATCAGGAATCAACCTGGGGACGAACCTGGGCAATTCGGCCTGGCACTCAGGCACACTGGCTGCAGCCAAACAGGCGGCCTTGTTCGGCTGCAGAGGCATCGCCTTCAGTACTCCTGTTACCCGCGACGAACCGGATTTTACATCTATCAAGCCTTTCGTCAGGCAATCGCTGGAGCTTCTGTTGCCGCAAACGGATCTCTCGCTGGTTAACATAAACATTCCAGTCAACGCAAAGGGCCTCTGCTGGGCCAGGCAGTCCTTGCGCCATTATGACGGCAAGGTGGTGCCTGGGAAAGATCCGATGGGGCGCGAGCACTTCTGGTTTACGGTGATCCCGGTAGAAGAAACCGAAGAAGGCACAGACCGCTGGGCCGTAGACCACGGCTATGTATCCCTCACGCCGCTACGCCTTGACCTAACCAACAACGAAGAGCTGCAAAAGGCGCAAGAACGCTCTCCGCTGGATAAAAGGTAA
- a CDS encoding diacylglycerol kinase family protein has translation MATRVTLLHNPGAGFERYSAEELLRLLHQKGYEVSYTSAKEDYEDALKTPGDAVVVAGGDGTVQKIAKHLIGHDVPIGLLPLGTANNIAATLGIAGEPAEIISGWDLANLHAFNVGQVIGPEGASYFFESVGAGLFPRLIRKREDEKKEKASREEELEDALLHQKEIVNSYRSHACTIRLDGEVLSGDYLMVEVMNIKYAGPNMELAPEATPSDGLLDVVLIREDEREQFSTFLTRCLNGHENSWLPQVRQVRKVEVEWQGKHYHIDDTAHEAEGPVHLEVQLLPQGLLFL, from the coding sequence ATGGCTACACGAGTTACCTTACTGCACAATCCAGGAGCTGGGTTTGAGCGTTATTCAGCAGAGGAACTGCTCCGGCTGCTGCATCAGAAGGGATATGAAGTATCCTATACTTCGGCAAAAGAAGATTATGAAGATGCTTTAAAAACACCGGGAGATGCAGTGGTGGTAGCCGGCGGGGACGGCACGGTACAGAAGATCGCAAAGCACCTGATAGGGCATGATGTACCGATAGGTTTGCTGCCCCTTGGCACAGCCAACAACATTGCGGCAACATTAGGCATTGCCGGAGAACCCGCAGAGATCATCTCCGGTTGGGATCTAGCCAACCTTCACGCATTCAATGTTGGACAGGTGATCGGGCCGGAGGGTGCCTCTTACTTCTTTGAGTCGGTGGGCGCAGGGCTGTTTCCCAGGCTGATCCGGAAGCGCGAGGATGAAAAGAAAGAAAAAGCGAGCCGCGAAGAAGAACTGGAAGACGCACTGCTGCATCAAAAGGAGATCGTAAACAGCTACCGGTCGCATGCCTGCACTATAAGATTAGACGGAGAAGTGCTTTCCGGGGACTACCTGATGGTGGAGGTGATGAACATTAAATATGCCGGCCCTAATATGGAGCTGGCACCGGAGGCAACTCCCAGCGATGGCCTGCTGGATGTCGTGCTGATTCGGGAAGATGAGCGGGAACAGTTCTCAACTTTCCTGACCAGGTGCCTGAACGGGCATGAGAATAGCTGGTTACCGCAGGTAAGACAGGTTCGGAAAGTGGAGGTGGAGTGGCAGGGGAAGCATTACCACATCGACGACACGGCGCATGAGGCAGAGGGACCTGTCCATCTGGAAGTGCAACTGCTACCGCAAGGCCTTCTGTTTTTGTGA